A single genomic interval of Juglans regia cultivar Chandler chromosome 1, Walnut 2.0, whole genome shotgun sequence harbors:
- the LOC109006854 gene encoding uncharacterized protein LOC109006854, whose protein sequence is MGSCLSSDIRTATQDEKEELPKGEEEVVEQTESCPRPESEPVKLLQADGAKKKMVRFKLQEDDDNVGRGSTDHGDSRSRVVRIRVVVTLKELKQILNSEENFQYSSVEELVSAMKLTRSRTCKAKTSDGDSWRPALASIPEDH, encoded by the coding sequence ATGGGAAGCTGCTTGAGTAGTGATATTAGGACTGCAACACAGGATGAGAAAGAAGAGCTGCcaaagggagaagaagaagtggTTGAACAAACAGAATCATGTCCTCGACCCGAGTCAGAACCAGTGAAGCTGCTGCAGGCGGATGGTGCTAAGAAGAAGATGGTTAGGTTCAAGCTGCAAGAAGACGATGATAATGTCGGTAGAGGAAGTACAGATCATGGTGATTCTAGGAGCCGGGTTGTGAGGATTAGAGTGGTGGTGACCCTGAAAGAGTTGAAACAGATACTGAATTCGGAGGAGAACTTTCAATATTCTTCTGTGGAGGAATTGGTAAGTGCAATGAAGTTGACAAGATCAAGGACTTGTAAAGCTAAAACAAGTGATGGTGACAGTTGGAGGCCAGCTTTGGCGAGCATTCCAGAGGACCATTGA